The Porphyrobacter sp. HT-58-2 genome segment CAGATCCTGATCCGGGTGCTGGACGGGATCCAGAGGAGCTATTGATGGCTGAGGCAATGGTGATTGACGGCAAGGCCTTTGCCGACGCCCTGCGCGCGCGTCTGGCAGAGCACGCGGCGGCCTTTGCCCATCAGGCCGGGCGGCGCCCCGGCCTTGCGGTGGTGCTGGTGGGGGACGATCCGGCCAGTCAGGTCTATGTCGGGGCCAAGGGCAAGGCTTGCGAGGCTGCCGGCATGGCGAGCTTCGAACACCGCCTGCCTGCCGATACCTCGGAAGCGGCGCTGCTCTCGCTGGTCGAGCGGCTCAACCATGATCCAGAGGTCGACGGCATTCTGGTGCAGATGCCACTGCCGGCCGGGCTCGACGAACAGGCGGTGATCGCTGCAATCAGCCCGGACAAGGACGTGGATGGGTTCCATGTGATCAATGCCGGACGGCTCGCAGTCGGGCAGAAGGGGTTCGTCCCCTGCACGCCGCTGGGTTGCATGATGTTGCTGAAGGACCGGCTCGGCGATCTGTCGGGGCTGGACGCGGTGGTGATCGGGCGCTCGAACATCGTCGGCAAGCCGATGGCCCAACTGCTCAATGATGCCAACGCAACGGTCACCATCGCGCACAGCCGCACGAAGAACCTCGCCGATGTGGTGCGCCGCGCGGATATCGTGGTGGCGGCGGTGGGCCGACCTGAAATGGTGCGCGGGGACTGGATCAAGCCGGGCGCCACCGTGATCGATGTCGGCATCAACCGCCTGCCCCCTGCCGAGGGCAAGGAAAAGGGCCGGCTGGTGGGCGATGTCGCCTTTGCCGAGGCCTCTGCGGTTGCGGGTGCCATCACGCCGGTGCCGGGCGGGGTGGGGCCGATGACGATTGCCGTGCTGCTCAGGAACACGCTGGTCGCCGCTTATGCCCACGCCGGGATGACCGCGCCCGCGGGCCTGTGACCCTGACGGAGGACAGAATGCGCCGCATCACCTGCGCACTTGCCATGGCCGCTCCCCTCGCGCTGGCGCTTGCGGGCTGTGTCGGCGGAGGCGGGCCGCCCAAGCCGAACAAGCGTCAGGTCGCGCTGATCGACCGAATGCTGGTCGGAGCGCCGGGATCGGCCCAGCCGAGCACGATTGTCGCGGCCGACATCGCCTTTTCGCGCGCGGCGCGTGAGCGCGGGCAGTGGACTGCTTTCCGTCTGTTTGCCGCCCCCGGCGCGCAGTGGCATCAGGCAGGCGCCCCGCCCTTTGCGATCGAACCCTGGCTGGCGGGCCAGACCGATCCTGCCGAGGCCGTGCAGTGGGAACCGCGCGCGGTCGCGATCAGCTGCGATGGCGCCGTGGCCGTGAGCCAAGGGCGTTTCCGCGATCCCGACGGCACGGTCGGCAATGATCTCAAGGTGTGGGAACGCCAGCCAGACGGCGCCTATCGCTATGTCTTCGGCGCGAGCGGGCCTGACGTGCCTCAGCCGCCACCGCGCAAGCCGGTCGAGGACGGCAATATCGTCGTCATGGCACTCGATTCGGTACTGGGCCTGATCGCCACTTGCCCGCGCGGCGGGAACCCCGCGCCGCCGCCGCCCGCGATTCCGGTGGGCGAGGACGGCAAGACGGACGCCCGCCTGTCGCGCGATGGCACGCTGCGCTGGCGCTGGGAGCACCGCGACGACGGCACACGCTATGCCGCAGCCGATTACTTCTACGAAGGCCGCTGGAAGCTCGCCTTCGAACAGACTCTGCTGCCGAGCGGGGGCGAGTGAGCACGCGATGGTTCTGACCGAGCTGTTCCTGTCCGCCTTCGTCACCTTTTTCGTGGTGATCGATCCGCCCGGCTGCGCACCGATCTATGCCGGGCTGACCAAGGGGGCATCGCCAGCACAGGCGCGCAGCATGGCGCTGCGGGCGACATGGATTGCCAGCATCATCCTGCTGATCTTCGCGTTGTTCGGCCAGCAATTGCTCGGCGCGCTGCATATCGAGCTCAATTCCTTCCGCATCGCAGGCGGGCTGATGCTGTTCTTCATCGCCTTCGACATGGTGTTTGAAAAGCGCACCCAGCGCCGCGAGGAACGTGCCGAGAAAATCGCGGCTACCCCGGAAATCGAAGATGTCTCGGTGTTCCCGATGGCGATGCCGATGCTGGCCGGGCCGGGCGCGATTGCGGCGGTCATGCTGCTGATGAACGAGGCCGATGGCTGGCCCGACAAGTTCGAAGTGCTGGCCGCGCTGGGTGCAGTGCTGATCATCACTGCCGCCGCGCTGGTCGCCGCTGGCCCGCTGATCCGGCTTTTGGGCGACAAGGTCGAAGCGGTCATCACCCGGCTGCTCGGCGTGCTGCTGGCCGCGCTGGCGGCGCAATATGTGATCGACGGGCTGAAGGGCAGCTTCGGGCTCTAGCCTGCCCGCGCACTCCACGGTAATGCGGCCCGCCGACGCACGGCGCGGCCAGAAGGATGGATCGACGATGTTCAAGCATTTCGGCGGCTCGCTGCTGTTCACGGCTGCGGGCCTTGCGCTGGGCGGCTGGTATGGCTGGGCGCTGACCGGCACCCTCGACGGGATGCTTGGCATCGTGTGGATCTGCGCCGTTCTGGCAGTGCTGGAAATCTCGCTGTCCTTCGACAATGCCGCGGTCAACGCCTCGATCCTCAAGGACATGGACCCGGTCTGGCAGCGGCGCTTCCTGACATGGGGTATTGCGATTGCGGTGTTCGGGATGCGGATTGTCTTCCCGCTGGTGATCGTGATGGTTGCAGCCAGCCTTGGCCCCATCGAAGCGATGAAGCTCGCACTCAATTCCCCGGCCGAATATCAGCGCATCGTCAGCGATGCTCATATCGGGTTGATGGGTTTTGGCGGAGCGTTCCTGGGGATGGTCGGCCTCAAGTACTTCTTCGATTCCGACAAGGACGTGAACTGGATCGAGACGATCGAGCGCCCGCTCGCCAAGGTCGCCGATATCGAGGCGGTGGCGATCGGGCTGGTGCTCGCCGGTACCTGGGCGACATCGACGATGCTGGCCGATGATGATGCGCTGACTTTCGTGATCGCCGCCATTGCGGGTGTGCTGACCTATCTCGCGGTCGAGATCGTCAACCACGTGCTTGAACCGCCCACGCCGTCTGCGGGCGATGTGGCGAAGGCAGGCTTCGGGGCATTCCTGTATCTTGAAGTGCTCGACGCGAGCTTCTCGTTCGACGGGGTGATCGGAGCCTTTGCGCTCACCAACAACCTCATCATCATCGCCATCGGCCTTGGCATTGGCGCGATGTTCGTGCGTTCAATGACGATCTTCCTCGTCAACAAGGGAACGATGAGCGAATATCGCTATCTCGAACACGGTGCCTTCTATGCGATCATGGCGCTGGCGACGATCATGTACATCAACACCTTCGCGCACATCCCGGAGGTGATTACCGGGCTGATCGGGGCGGTGCTGATCGGGCTGGCGTTCTGGTCTTCGGTGCGCTGGAACCGGGCCAACCGCGATGGCGGTGCGGCCTAGGCCCAGTCGCCCAGCAGCGGGGTGAATTCGTCCACCCGGATCAATTGCCACACCCCTCCGGTAAGGTAGGGGTCATCCGCCAGAATCGCGCGGGCGGCGGCTTCGTCTTCGGCCTTCACGATCAGCAATGATCCGATGATCAGCCCGTCCGCGCGCTTCAGCGGGCCGACGATCACAAAGTGTTCGGCATTGGCGTGAACGAATTCGAGATGCGCGGGGCGGTGGATCGCGCGCAGCCGTCCGCCGTCTTCGCCGTCGCGGCAGTGAAAGCAGAACATGCGCATGATGGTGAGGCCCCTGTTGCTGAGGTCGCAGGCTAACGCTGCCGTGCGGCGCGGGTCAAGGGACCGGGCAGGCAGGGCCGTTGCAAAGACTGCGCTTGAAGCGGAGCCTTCGCGGGTTCAGACGCCGGGTTTGTCCCGCGAATCGTTGCAGGTGAAACCATATGGCCGATCACTCCGCCGCTGCTGCCCGCCTCTCTGGCATCGACCGCACCGACCTGCGCCGCGCCTACCGGCAGGAGGAGGAAGCCTGCATCGCCGAGCGGATCGAGCAGGCCGCCCCGGCGGCGCGGGTGCATGCCGCAGCAGCGCAGCTGGCCGTGGCGCTGATCGAGGGCGCGCGCGGCAAGAAGGCGAGCGGCATCGACGCTTTCCTGCAGCAATATGGCCTCGACACGGATGAAGGCATCGCGCTGATGTGCCTTGCCGAAGCGCTGCTGCGCGTTCCTGATGCCGCCACCGCCGATGCGCTGATCCGCGACAAGATCGGCCAGATCGACTGGGGCGAGCATCTCGGCGAAAGCAATTCCACCTTCGTCAACGCCGCGACCTTCTCGTTGATGCTGACTGGCGAAGTGCTCGACCCGCCCGAAGCGCATCAGAAGGGATTGGGCGGGGCCTTCAAGCGAGCGATGAACCGGCTGGGCGAACCGGTGATCCGCACCGCGACCGCCCAGGCGATGAAGATCCTCGGCGGGCAGTTCGTGTTCGGCCGCACCATCGAGGAGGCGTTGAAGCGCGCTGCGCCGGAACGCGCCAAAGGGATCACCCACAGCTTCGACATGCTGGGCGAGGCGGCGATGACCTTCGCCGATGCCGAGAAGTACCGGCTGGCCTATGACGCCGCGCTTACCCGGCTGGCGCGCGAGGCGGGGGCGGGCGTGACGGGCTCGCCGGGGATCTCAGTCAAGCTTTCCGCGCTGCACCCGAAATACACCTTCTTCCACGCCGAAAGGGCGCGGGCAGAGATGGTGCCGGTGGTGCGGGCGCTGGCGATCAAAGCGCGCGATGCCGACATTCACTTCACCATCGACGCGGAAGAAGCCGAACGGCTGGAGCTGAGTCTCGACATCATCGAGGAACTGGTCGCCGATGATGACCTGTTCCGCCGCCCCGATGGCAGCCGGTGGGAGGGCTTTGGCCTTGCCATTCAGGCCTATCAGAAGCGCGGTGTTGCCGTCTGCGACTGGGCGGGCAAGCTGGCGCGCAGGCACGGGCGCAAGCTGTTCGTGCGGCTGGTGAAGGGCGCCTATTGGGACAGCGAGATCAAGCTTTCTCAGGTCGGCGGCTACACCGATTACCCGGTCTTCACCCGCAAGGTGGCGACCGACGTGTCCTACCTCGCCTGCGCCGCGCGCCTGTTCGAACACAGCGACGTGATCCGCCCGGCCTTTGCCACCCACAACGCGTATACCATTGGCGCGGTCAAGCAGCTCGCAGCCGGGAAACCCTTTGAATTCCAGAGACTCCACGGCATGGGCGAGGAAGTCTATGACGCGCTCCACGCGCTGGAGGGCAATCAGCGCACGCCGGTACGCATCTATGCGCCGGTGGGCGGACACAAGGAACTGCTCGCCTATCTGGTGCGCCGCCTGCTGGAGAACGGAGCCAACACCAGTTTCGTCAACCGCATGGGCGATGCCGACATTCCGGCCGAGGAACTGGTCGGCGATCCGGTGGCGGAACTGGCCGCGCTCAGCCCGCGCCGCAACCCGGCAATCCCGCTGCCTGCCGATATCTTCGGGCAGCGCCGGAACAGCGCCGGAATCGACCTGTCCGACCCGACCGTGCGCGAGCCCCTGATAGCGCGGCTGGCGGCGCTGGAGAGCGTGCAATGGCAGGCTGCACCGACCTTCCCTGCCGCCACACCCGGCGAGATTGCCCCGATCACCATGCCGCACGATCTGGCACAGGTGGTTGGCACGCGCCGCGATGCGACTGCCGAGGAAGTCGAGGCCGCCTTCACCCGCGCTGCCGCGATCCAGCCCGGTTGGGACGCTCTTGGCGGCGAGGCCCGCGCGCTGCTGCTCGAAGAGGCAGCAGAGCTGTTCGAGGCGCATACCGACGAATTCCTCTCGCTGTGCCAGCGTGAGGCGGGCAAGACCCTGCTTGATGCCGTGCTTGAACTGCGCGAGGCGGTGGATTTCCTGCGCTATTACGCCGCCGAAGCCCGCCGGCATTTTGCCACGCCCTTGCACCTGCCAGGGCCGACGGGGGAGGAGAACACCCTGAGCCTCCATGGGCGCGGGATCTTCGCCACGATTTCCCCGTGGAACTTCCCGCTGGCGATCTTCATCGGCATGGCCAGCGCGGCGCTGGCGGCGGGCAATGCCGTGATAGCCAAGCCCGCCGAACAGACCCCGCTGATCGCGGCGCTGGCGGTGAAGCTGTGCCATCAGGCGGGCATCCCGCCCGAGGCGTTCCAGCTGCTGCCCGGTGCCGGGACAGTCGGGCAGATGATCACCGCCGACCCGCGCCTTGCCGGGGTCGCCTTCACCGGATCGACCGAAACCGCGCGCATCATCAACCGCGCACTGGCGAACCGTGATGGGCCGATTGCGACCTTCATCGCCGAGACGGGCGGGCAGAACGCGATGATCGTCGACAGTTCAGCCCTGCCTGAACAGGTGGTGCGCGACGTGCTGGGCAGCGCCTTTCAAAGCGCCGGGCAACGCTGCTCGGCGCTCAGGGTGCTGTACCTGCAAGACGATATTGCCGATGCCATGCTGGACATGATCCGCGGCGGGTTCGCGGCGCTCAACGTGGGTGATCCGGCCGAAATCGCCACCGATGTCGGCCCGGTGATCGATCCTGACGCGCAGGCGGCGCTGGAACGGCACGTGGCACGCAGCCAGACAAGCGGGCGCATCGTCGAGCGTCTGCCGGTACCGGAAAGTACCGCCAAGGGCTGCTTCGTTGCCCCGACGATCATCGAGATCGGGTCGATCCGCGAACTGACCCGCGAACATTTCGGCCCGATCCTGCACGTGGTGCGCTTTCGTGCGCGCGATCTGGCGCAGGTCATCGAGGATATCAACGCGACCGGCTTCGGCCTCACTCTCGGCCTCCACAGCCGGATTGCCGAGACCCGGCGCTTTGTCCGGTCGCGTGTGAGGGTCGGCAATTTCTACGTCAACCGCAACCAGATCGGCGCGGTGGTGGAAAGTCAGCCCTTCGGCGGCGAGGGCCTGTCCGGCACCGGGCCAAAGGCGGGCGGGCCGCACTATCTTGCCCGCTTCGCCACTGAACGGGTAATGACGATCGACACCACCGCGGCCGGTGGCAATGCGAGTCTGCTCGCAGCGGGGTAAGGGAAGGCGATGGCGCGCAGCTTCAAGGTCGCGAGCTACAACATCCACAAGGGCATCGGCACCGATGGCAAGCGCGATCCGGCGCGAATCCTCAAGGTGCTGGCCGAGATCGATGCCGACATCGTCTGCTTGCAAGAAGCCGATCTCAGGTTCGGCACCCGCGCATCAGTGCTGCCGCCCTTCCTGATCGAGAGCCATACCGATTACGAGCCGGTGCCGCTGGACGTGCAGCACGACTCGATGGGTTGGCACGGCAACGCGATCCTCACCCGGCGGGATATCGTGGTGGAGCATCATGACATCATCCACATTCCCTGCCTCGAACCGCGCGGGGTGGTCACAGCCACGCTGAACCTCGGCGGGGCGAGCATCAGCGTGTTCGGGATGCATCTCGACCTGTCGGGCCTGTGGCGGGCGCGGCAGGCCCGCACCATCGCGGCGCTGGGAGAGGCGGCGCGGGATCAGCGTCCCACCGTGCTGATGGGCGATCTCAACGAATGGCGGGCCAGCGCCGGGGCGTTCCGCGAATTCGGGCGGCATTTCAACCTGCTGGATCCCGGCCCCAGTTTTCCGAGCCGCCGCCCGCTGGGCCGGCTCGACCGGATCATGCATTGCCCGGGGCTGAGGGTGACAGGCTTCGGCGTCCACCGCAGCGTGCTGGCGGCGACCGCGTCGGATCACTTGCCGGTGTGGGCAGAGTTCAGCCTCTAGCGATGCGCTAGAGCGTCTGTCCGTCGTCGAGCACGAAATCGGTGCCGGTCACGAACTCGGAAGCGTCCGAGCACAGGAACAGAATCATAGCGTCCAGCCCCTCCTCGCCCATCAAGCGGCGCTTGGGGAAACGGGCGATCTGCTTCTGGCCGCCTTCCGTGTCGAACCACGCATCATTGATCGCGGTGCGGATGTAGCCGGGGGAGATGGTGTTGACGTTGATACCCGTGCGCGCCCATTCGCGGGCCAGCGTGCGGCCCGCCTGCACCACGCCCGCCTTGGACGCGGCATAGGCGACGAGGCCGGGGGAGGGCTCGAAGGCAGTGATCGAGGCGATCAGCACGATCCGGCCATTGGTCACTCCACGCGCGATCATCCTTCGCGCACCTTCGCGTGCCGTCAGTATCGCGCCCTTGAGGTTGATCGCGAGGGTCTGCTCGATCTCGTCTTCCGAGATGGTCGTCGCCATGCCTGCCCCATCGACGCCCGCATTGGCGATGACGGTGTCGATCTTGCCAAAGATCGCGTCCGCCTCGTCGAAGCCGGCGATGATGTCCGCCTCGCGCGCCACATCCATGCGGATCGCGGCGGCGTTCGGGCCGATTTCTGCGGCGAGCGCCTCCAGCCGATCCTTGCGCCGTGCGCCGAGCGCCACCTTTGCGCCGCTTGCAGCCAAGATGCGTCCGAAGCGCGTGCCAAGGCCCGAAGATGCGCCGGTGACGAGCGCGGTGCGCCCGGTGAGGTCGAAGGAGAATGTCATGCCTGCCTGCTTAGCTGCTTATCGGGCCGCAGGAAGCTCTCCGTTCACATATTTCATCAACGTGCTTTGGAAGTGGCGAACCCGGCTGTCCTGATAGTGGCCGAGTTCCATCATCCCGTCCTTCATCGCCTTCATGCCTTCCTGCACATAGGGCAGGTTGGCCATGTCCTGATCGAACACATTGGCGAGCTGCGGCCCCATGATGTCATTGGCCCAGGCGAAGGGTTCATCATCCGGGATATAGGTCGGCGCAACCGCGCGGGGGCGTTCCTGACCCTTGGGCGTGGGGAACAGCAGGCGGATTTCCATGATGCACCAGTCGGGCGTGTCGCCCGGCAGCCAGCGATACACCAGCGTCGGCAGGAACCCGATCCACGGCGAGAAATTGGGGAAGATGTTGTAGGTGAAATTGTCGAGGATCTCGGTGTCCGAGGCGTCAGAGTAGTCATAGCCATATTGCTCGGCAAAGCCCTTGCGCCCGGCCTCGGCCAGCAGCTTGCGCGCGCCCAGCGGATCATCGGCTTCGTAGCCTTCCTCCGGCCCTTCACTGGCGGAAAAGCGCCGGTTGGTGCGCGCGTCCTGCCCGCCGGAAAACTCGTTCATCTTCTCCAGCACGTAATCGGAATTCTTGCCCTTCACGTGCGGGGAGAGCACGCCCGACGGCGTGATCGCGCGGTTGAAGTGGTCGCCGATGAGATCATACCGCGTGTTGGCATCGCCGAGAAAGGCGAGCAACTGCGGGTGGGTGGTGATCGAGTGCCAGGCCTCCATGAAGGCCTCTGCCGTGGCCTTCCAGTTGGCGGGGATCTTCTTCTGCACCCACATGCCGGTGTAGCGGTTTTCGAAATCGTACCGCTCGTAATGCGACGCCGCCGGGCCGAGCCAGGTCTTGAAATCGGGCAAGCTGTGGTTTTCTGTGAGCATCACGAAGCCCTGCCACAGCTCGACGCGGGCTTCGGGCAGGCTCATGTCCTTGCCTTCGAGATGCTTGAAATCCCACGCGCATGGGATTTCCTTGAGGCTCCCGTCATTCCTCCAGGTGAACCCGTGGAACGGGCAGCGCAGCTGCACCGAATTGCCGCTCTCGGTGCGCAGCTTGCGGCCACGGTGGAGGCAGGCGTTGTAGAAGGCGCGCACACTGCCGTCCTTCTGGCGGATCAAGAGGAAGCTCTTGCCGGCGATGTCGAACACCACGGTATCGCCGGGATCGGGCAATTCATCCTCGCGCGCGGCGAACAGCCAAACGTTGGGCCACATCTTCTCGCGTTCGAGACGGGCGAATTCCTCGGAAATATAGGGCGCGACCGACAGCGGCTCGTCACCCATTTCCATGTGGGTTTCCTCGAACAGGTAATCGGGCGGGCGGCGGGTGTCGCCGTTCAGCATGTCGGTATAGCTGATCCCCGGGCAGCGGTCGGCGCGGGCAATATCCTTGATCTCGTTCATCGGGTTGCTTCCGGTCCTCTGTCAGGGCGTGGCCCCGTCCCTCATCCTCGCACTTTGTGCAGTGTCTCCGGATAAGAATATCACACAGGTTCGGACGCGCGGCACACTATCGGATTGGAGAGGAACATGGCGGATTGGAGAGGAACATGAGCCTGCCGGGAAAAATCGCGTCGCTGGGCGATATCA includes the following:
- a CDS encoding DUF475 domain-containing protein, with amino-acid sequence MFKHFGGSLLFTAAGLALGGWYGWALTGTLDGMLGIVWICAVLAVLEISLSFDNAAVNASILKDMDPVWQRRFLTWGIAIAVFGMRIVFPLVIVMVAASLGPIEAMKLALNSPAEYQRIVSDAHIGLMGFGGAFLGMVGLKYFFDSDKDVNWIETIERPLAKVADIEAVAIGLVLAGTWATSTMLADDDALTFVIAAIAGVLTYLAVEIVNHVLEPPTPSAGDVAKAGFGAFLYLEVLDASFSFDGVIGAFALTNNLIIIAIGLGIGAMFVRSMTIFLVNKGTMSEYRYLEHGAFYAIMALATIMYINTFAHIPEVITGLIGAVLIGLAFWSSVRWNRANRDGGAA
- the putA gene encoding bifunctional proline dehydrogenase/L-glutamate gamma-semialdehyde dehydrogenase PutA, which encodes MADHSAAAARLSGIDRTDLRRAYRQEEEACIAERIEQAAPAARVHAAAAQLAVALIEGARGKKASGIDAFLQQYGLDTDEGIALMCLAEALLRVPDAATADALIRDKIGQIDWGEHLGESNSTFVNAATFSLMLTGEVLDPPEAHQKGLGGAFKRAMNRLGEPVIRTATAQAMKILGGQFVFGRTIEEALKRAAPERAKGITHSFDMLGEAAMTFADAEKYRLAYDAALTRLAREAGAGVTGSPGISVKLSALHPKYTFFHAERARAEMVPVVRALAIKARDADIHFTIDAEEAERLELSLDIIEELVADDDLFRRPDGSRWEGFGLAIQAYQKRGVAVCDWAGKLARRHGRKLFVRLVKGAYWDSEIKLSQVGGYTDYPVFTRKVATDVSYLACAARLFEHSDVIRPAFATHNAYTIGAVKQLAAGKPFEFQRLHGMGEEVYDALHALEGNQRTPVRIYAPVGGHKELLAYLVRRLLENGANTSFVNRMGDADIPAEELVGDPVAELAALSPRRNPAIPLPADIFGQRRNSAGIDLSDPTVREPLIARLAALESVQWQAAPTFPAATPGEIAPITMPHDLAQVVGTRRDATAEEVEAAFTRAAAIQPGWDALGGEARALLLEEAAELFEAHTDEFLSLCQREAGKTLLDAVLELREAVDFLRYYAAEARRHFATPLHLPGPTGEENTLSLHGRGIFATISPWNFPLAIFIGMASAALAAGNAVIAKPAEQTPLIAALAVKLCHQAGIPPEAFQLLPGAGTVGQMITADPRLAGVAFTGSTETARIINRALANRDGPIATFIAETGGQNAMIVDSSALPEQVVRDVLGSAFQSAGQRCSALRVLYLQDDIADAMLDMIRGGFAALNVGDPAEIATDVGPVIDPDAQAALERHVARSQTSGRIVERLPVPESTAKGCFVAPTIIEIGSIRELTREHFGPILHVVRFRARDLAQVIEDINATGFGLTLGLHSRIAETRRFVRSRVRVGNFYVNRNQIGAVVESQPFGGEGLSGTGPKAGGPHYLARFATERVMTIDTTAAGGNASLLAAG
- a CDS encoding endonuclease/exonuclease/phosphatase family protein; the encoded protein is MARSFKVASYNIHKGIGTDGKRDPARILKVLAEIDADIVCLQEADLRFGTRASVLPPFLIESHTDYEPVPLDVQHDSMGWHGNAILTRRDIVVEHHDIIHIPCLEPRGVVTATLNLGGASISVFGMHLDLSGLWRARQARTIAALGEAARDQRPTVLMGDLNEWRASAGAFREFGRHFNLLDPGPSFPSRRPLGRLDRIMHCPGLRVTGFGVHRSVLAATASDHLPVWAEFSL
- a CDS encoding YciI family protein is translated as MFCFHCRDGEDGGRLRAIHRPAHLEFVHANAEHFVIVGPLKRADGLIIGSLLIVKAEDEAAARAILADDPYLTGGVWQLIRVDEFTPLLGDWA
- a CDS encoding SDR family NAD(P)-dependent oxidoreductase, producing the protein MTFSFDLTGRTALVTGASSGLGTRFGRILAASGAKVALGARRKDRLEALAAEIGPNAAAIRMDVAREADIIAGFDEADAIFGKIDTVIANAGVDGAGMATTISEDEIEQTLAINLKGAILTAREGARRMIARGVTNGRIVLIASITAFEPSPGLVAYAASKAGVVQAGRTLAREWARTGINVNTISPGYIRTAINDAWFDTEGGQKQIARFPKRRLMGEEGLDAMILFLCSDASEFVTGTDFVLDDGQTL
- a CDS encoding MarC family protein, giving the protein MTELFLSAFVTFFVVIDPPGCAPIYAGLTKGASPAQARSMALRATWIASIILLIFALFGQQLLGALHIELNSFRIAGGLMLFFIAFDMVFEKRTQRREERAEKIAATPEIEDVSVFPMAMPMLAGPGAIAAVMLLMNEADGWPDKFEVLAALGAVLIITAAALVAAGPLIRLLGDKVEAVITRLLGVLLAALAAQYVIDGLKGSFGL
- the folD gene encoding bifunctional methylenetetrahydrofolate dehydrogenase/methenyltetrahydrofolate cyclohydrolase FolD, yielding MAEAMVIDGKAFADALRARLAEHAAAFAHQAGRRPGLAVVLVGDDPASQVYVGAKGKACEAAGMASFEHRLPADTSEAALLSLVERLNHDPEVDGILVQMPLPAGLDEQAVIAAISPDKDVDGFHVINAGRLAVGQKGFVPCTPLGCMMLLKDRLGDLSGLDAVVIGRSNIVGKPMAQLLNDANATVTIAHSRTKNLADVVRRADIVVAAVGRPEMVRGDWIKPGATVIDVGINRLPPAEGKEKGRLVGDVAFAEASAVAGAITPVPGGVGPMTIAVLLRNTLVAAYAHAGMTAPAGL
- a CDS encoding aromatic ring-hydroxylating oxygenase subunit alpha, translated to MNEIKDIARADRCPGISYTDMLNGDTRRPPDYLFEETHMEMGDEPLSVAPYISEEFARLEREKMWPNVWLFAAREDELPDPGDTVVFDIAGKSFLLIRQKDGSVRAFYNACLHRGRKLRTESGNSVQLRCPFHGFTWRNDGSLKEIPCAWDFKHLEGKDMSLPEARVELWQGFVMLTENHSLPDFKTWLGPAASHYERYDFENRYTGMWVQKKIPANWKATAEAFMEAWHSITTHPQLLAFLGDANTRYDLIGDHFNRAITPSGVLSPHVKGKNSDYVLEKMNEFSGGQDARTNRRFSASEGPEEGYEADDPLGARKLLAEAGRKGFAEQYGYDYSDASDTEILDNFTYNIFPNFSPWIGFLPTLVYRWLPGDTPDWCIMEIRLLFPTPKGQERPRAVAPTYIPDDEPFAWANDIMGPQLANVFDQDMANLPYVQEGMKAMKDGMMELGHYQDSRVRHFQSTLMKYVNGELPAAR